One part of the Halopenitus persicus genome encodes these proteins:
- a CDS encoding amidase, whose protein sequence is MSSTDICYLPATEMASRIRRGDLSPVEVVDAHIERIEAHEPDLNAFITLLAEEAREEAKEAERAVQTAEDLGPLHGVPIAVKDLLGKMEGLPHTQGAKPLENVIADETSIAVQRLQDAGAIVVGKTNTPEFGHKGQTDNLLIGETPTPFDLDRTSGGSSGGSAAAVATGMVPIATGSDAGGSCRIPAAACSVFGYCPSFTRVPHVHRPNMFVAPPFYQTGTLSRSVGDAAVMLDVMTGPHPQDPFGLPDDGVDYVAATQRSIEGLDVAYSPDLDGLFPVDPEIRSVIEDSLGAFETLGASVSEVEIGIELTFDELWDAFMDHWSVTMAGINEATKAQHGIDMYGDHRDDLPDSVVEKIEDGRQLGALELGAQQTRITTFYRTIHTLFEEYDLLVTPTLSIEPPSTEYVSGPPEIDGREVPGALGWFLTWPFNFTATPNASIPAGFTDDDLPVGLQIVGPRYHDERVFSASAGFERVTPWDHAYPPL, encoded by the coding sequence ATGTCTTCCACAGATATCTGTTACCTTCCGGCGACCGAGATGGCCTCACGGATCCGACGCGGCGACCTGTCCCCCGTGGAGGTCGTCGACGCCCACATCGAACGGATCGAGGCCCACGAACCGGACCTGAACGCGTTCATCACGTTGCTCGCCGAGGAGGCACGCGAGGAGGCGAAGGAGGCCGAGCGGGCGGTCCAAACTGCCGAGGATCTGGGTCCGCTACACGGCGTTCCGATCGCGGTCAAGGACCTGCTCGGGAAGATGGAGGGGCTGCCGCACACCCAGGGCGCGAAACCGCTGGAGAACGTGATCGCTGACGAGACCTCGATCGCCGTCCAACGACTCCAGGACGCCGGGGCGATCGTCGTCGGCAAGACGAACACCCCGGAGTTCGGTCACAAGGGGCAGACGGACAACCTGCTGATCGGCGAAACGCCCACTCCGTTCGATCTCGATCGAACGTCGGGAGGATCCTCGGGCGGAAGCGCGGCGGCGGTCGCCACGGGGATGGTCCCGATCGCGACCGGATCTGACGCCGGGGGATCGTGCCGGATCCCCGCGGCTGCCTGTAGCGTGTTCGGGTACTGTCCGTCCTTCACGCGGGTGCCGCACGTCCACCGTCCAAACATGTTCGTCGCGCCGCCCTTCTACCAGACCGGGACGCTCTCCCGGTCGGTCGGGGATGCCGCGGTGATGCTCGACGTGATGACCGGACCGCATCCCCAGGACCCCTTCGGCTTGCCGGACGACGGCGTCGATTACGTCGCGGCCACGCAGCGATCGATCGAGGGGCTGGACGTCGCATACAGCCCGGATCTTGACGGCTTGTTCCCGGTCGACCCCGAGATCCGGTCCGTGATCGAGGACTCGTTGGGCGCCTTCGAGACGCTGGGCGCGAGCGTTTCGGAGGTGGAGATCGGCATCGAACTGACCTTCGACGAGCTGTGGGACGCCTTTATGGACCACTGGAGCGTCACTATGGCCGGCATCAACGAGGCGACGAAGGCCCAACACGGGATCGACATGTATGGCGATCATCGGGACGACCTCCCCGACTCCGTCGTCGAGAAGATCGAGGACGGACGGCAGCTGGGTGCGCTCGAACTCGGCGCCCAACAGACCCGGATCACGACGTTCTATCGAACCATTCACACGCTGTTCGAGGAGTACGACCTCCTCGTGACGCCCACGCTCTCGATCGAACCGCCGTCCACGGAGTACGTCTCCGGGCCGCCCGAGATCGACGGCCGGGAGGTCCCCGGCGCGTTGGGCTGGTTCCTGACGTGGCCGTTCAACTTCACGGCGACGCCGAACGCCTCGATCCCGGCCGGGTTCACCGACGACGATCTCCCGGTCGGGCTGCAGATCGTCGGTCCCCGGTACCACGACGAACGGGTGTTCTCGGCGAGCGCCGGCTTTGAACGCGTCACCCCGTGGGACCACGCGTACCCGCCGCTGTGA
- a CDS encoding GntP family permease, which produces MLPIDSLTGSAPLVVDTILNPIVVLAIGIGLVVLFMMRLNLPAFLALILATFGVGLISPSVALADIPSSTASTFGSILGAVGIPILMAALIGKCLIESGAADRIVRGFHSTIGEGREDVTLLGSSFVLSIPVFFDTVFYLLAPIARAMRARTGEKMGLYTTAIIGGAFAAHALVPPTPGPIAVAGEFGIDLGTVIIAGLLIGFPTSIIGGLVYGRWIDARMDVPLREALGTTVEDLNETMERSNAELPSFLEAFAPIGLAVILVATSTIASNVLPEGSPVIPVTTFLGDANIALTVAALASIWTFYRFQEGDLEAFHDELVTALKDGGNIIAITAAGGAFGAMLGSAGVGDFLVSVMQSLGVGPLVTAWLIAAVLIVSTGSLTVAMITGATIMSSFVDQLAVHPVYLLLTIGTGAMFFAWHNSSPFWIINEIGGLEQDETLRTFSFVGLVMSVTGLIITLIVATVFPMA; this is translated from the coding sequence ATGCTACCGATAGACTCGTTAACAGGGAGTGCACCGCTCGTCGTCGACACGATACTGAATCCGATCGTCGTGTTGGCGATCGGGATCGGACTCGTGGTGCTGTTCATGATGCGGTTGAACCTGCCGGCGTTTCTCGCGTTGATCCTCGCCACGTTCGGCGTCGGACTCATCTCGCCGAGCGTGGCGCTGGCCGACATTCCGTCGTCGACGGCAAGCACCTTCGGATCGATACTGGGTGCGGTCGGGATCCCGATCCTGATGGCCGCCCTCATCGGCAAGTGTCTGATCGAGAGCGGGGCCGCCGACCGGATCGTTCGGGGATTCCACTCGACGATCGGCGAGGGTCGCGAGGACGTGACGCTGCTCGGCAGCAGCTTCGTGCTGTCGATCCCGGTGTTCTTCGACACCGTGTTCTACCTGCTCGCGCCCATCGCCCGGGCGATGCGGGCTCGAACCGGCGAGAAGATGGGGCTGTACACCACGGCGATCATCGGCGGCGCCTTCGCCGCCCACGCCCTGGTCCCCCCGACGCCCGGCCCGATCGCCGTCGCCGGCGAGTTCGGGATCGACCTCGGGACCGTCATCATCGCGGGGCTGTTGATCGGGTTCCCGACCTCGATCATCGGCGGCCTCGTCTACGGCCGGTGGATCGACGCCCGGATGGACGTCCCGCTCCGGGAGGCGCTCGGCACGACCGTGGAGGACCTCAACGAGACGATGGAACGATCGAACGCGGAGCTGCCGAGTTTCCTCGAGGCGTTCGCGCCGATCGGGCTCGCGGTGATCCTCGTCGCGACGAGCACGATCGCGTCGAACGTCCTTCCGGAGGGATCGCCGGTGATCCCCGTGACGACGTTCCTCGGCGACGCGAACATCGCGTTGACGGTCGCCGCGCTGGCGTCGATCTGGACGTTCTACCGGTTCCAGGAGGGCGACCTCGAGGCGTTCCACGACGAGCTCGTGACCGCGCTCAAGGACGGCGGCAACATCATCGCGATCACGGCGGCCGGCGGCGCCTTCGGCGCGATGCTCGGATCGGCCGGCGTGGGCGATTTCCTCGTGAGCGTGATGCAGAGCCTCGGCGTCGGCCCGCTTGTCACCGCGTGGCTCATCGCCGCCGTGCTGATCGTCTCCACCGGGTCGCTGACCGTCGCGATGATCACGGGCGCGACGATCATGTCCTCCTTCGTCGACCAGCTCGCCGTCCATCCGGTCTACCTGCTGTTGACGATCGGCACGGGCGCCATGTTCTTCGCGTGGCACAACTCCAGCCCGTTCTGGATCATCAACGAGATCGGCGGGCTCGAGCAGGACGAGACGCTCCGCACGTTCTCGTTCGTCGGACTGGTAATGTCGGTCACCGGGCTGATCATCACGCTGATCGTCGCGACGGTGTTCCCGATGGCCTGA
- a CDS encoding alpha-ketoacid dehydrogenase subunit beta has translation MQATIIEAINDALHEEMASDDRTVVFGEDVAESGGVFRATEGLLEEFGGDRVLDTPLSEIAIVGAAIGLAAHGYRPVAEIQFSGFLPPAFDQLVTNASRIRWRTRGEITAPMTVRTPYGAGVRALEHHSESLEAAYGHLPGLKVAIPSTPADAKGMLTSAIRDPDPVLFMEPKHVYRSFRDEVPEGEHTIPLGEAAVRQAGRDVTVIAWGAMMHNTLEALAELPDVDAEVIDLRSISPLDRETVVESVKKTGRCVVVHEAAKTGGFAGELIATINDEALAYLEAPVRRVTGFDTPVPLLSMEDYYIPHPPRIEEAIAETVEY, from the coding sequence ATGCAGGCAACGATCATCGAGGCGATAAACGACGCGCTACACGAGGAGATGGCGAGCGACGACCGGACCGTGGTCTTCGGCGAGGACGTCGCCGAGTCCGGCGGCGTCTTCCGGGCGACCGAGGGACTGCTCGAGGAGTTCGGCGGGGACCGCGTGCTCGACACGCCCCTCTCGGAGATCGCGATCGTCGGGGCCGCGATCGGGTTGGCCGCCCACGGCTATCGGCCGGTCGCGGAGATCCAGTTCTCGGGGTTCCTCCCGCCGGCGTTCGACCAACTCGTGACGAACGCGAGCCGAATCCGGTGGCGCACCCGCGGGGAGATCACCGCGCCGATGACGGTGCGAACCCCCTACGGCGCCGGCGTCCGTGCGCTCGAGCACCACTCGGAGAGTCTGGAGGCGGCCTACGGCCATCTCCCGGGACTGAAGGTGGCGATCCCGAGCACGCCGGCGGACGCGAAGGGGATGTTGACGAGCGCGATCCGCGACCCCGACCCGGTGTTGTTCATGGAGCCGAAACACGTCTATCGGTCGTTCCGCGATGAGGTGCCGGAGGGGGAACACACGATCCCGTTGGGCGAGGCCGCGGTCCGGCAGGCGGGCCGGGACGTGACCGTGATCGCGTGGGGTGCGATGATGCACAACACCCTGGAGGCGCTTGCGGAGCTGCCGGACGTGGACGCGGAGGTGATCGATCTCCGGTCGATCTCCCCGCTCGACCGGGAGACCGTCGTCGAGTCAGTGAAAAAGACCGGGCGCTGCGTGGTGGTCCACGAGGCTGCCAAGACCGGCGGGTTCGCCGGCGAGCTAATCGCGACGATCAACGACGAGGCGCTCGCGTATCTCGAGGCGCCGGTGCGTCGGGTGACCGGGTTCGACACCCCGGTGCCGCTGCTGTCGATGGAGGATTACTACATCCCCCACCCGCCCCGCATCGAGGAGGCGATCGCCGAGACCGTCGAGTACTGA
- a CDS encoding NADP-dependent oxidoreductase, whose protein sequence is MKETNHSWYFVERPTGEPDADCFELRGETVPEPAGGELLVRVEYLSVDPYMRGRMRDSESYAEPWEVGDVLKGGVVGEVVESNDEQYDDGDLVTGEGTWAEYSVLDAGEVAPVDPAIADPPAYLGVLGMPGRTAYFGLLDVGDPNPGDTVVVSGAAGAVGSVVGQIAKRNGCRVVGFAGSDEKTDWLTDDLGFDAAINYKETDDYDAALEEAAPDGVDVYYDNVGGPITDAVFTKLNLDARVAVCGQIAHYNDESVPTGPRKLPLLIATRAKVEGLLVADYATRFGEATERLATWVASGEIEHRESVVEGLENAPDAFLGLFSGDNIGKQVVRVTE, encoded by the coding sequence ATGAAAGAGACGAACCACAGTTGGTACTTCGTCGAACGGCCAACCGGTGAACCGGACGCGGACTGTTTCGAACTCAGGGGGGAGACCGTCCCCGAGCCCGCCGGTGGTGAGTTGCTCGTCCGTGTCGAGTACCTCTCCGTCGACCCGTATATGCGCGGCCGGATGCGGGACAGCGAATCGTACGCGGAACCGTGGGAGGTCGGGGACGTTTTGAAAGGAGGCGTCGTCGGCGAAGTCGTCGAGAGCAACGACGAGCAGTACGACGATGGCGACCTCGTGACCGGGGAGGGAACGTGGGCGGAGTACAGCGTTCTCGATGCGGGTGAGGTCGCCCCCGTCGATCCCGCGATCGCTGACCCGCCGGCCTATCTGGGCGTGCTCGGGATGCCGGGCCGGACGGCGTACTTCGGGCTGCTCGACGTCGGCGATCCCAACCCCGGCGACACCGTTGTCGTGTCCGGGGCGGCGGGTGCGGTCGGATCGGTCGTCGGACAGATCGCGAAGCGCAACGGCTGCCGCGTCGTCGGGTTCGCCGGGTCGGACGAGAAGACCGACTGGCTCACCGACGATCTCGGGTTCGACGCCGCGATCAACTACAAAGAGACCGACGACTACGACGCTGCGCTCGAGGAGGCTGCACCGGACGGCGTCGACGTTTATTACGACAACGTCGGCGGACCGATCACGGACGCCGTGTTCACGAAGCTGAACCTCGACGCTCGGGTGGCCGTCTGCGGGCAGATCGCGCATTATAACGACGAGAGCGTCCCGACCGGTCCGCGAAAGCTGCCGCTGCTCATCGCGACGCGCGCGAAAGTCGAAGGCCTTCTCGTCGCCGATTACGCGACCCGCTTCGGGGAAGCGACCGAACGGCTCGCAACGTGGGTGGCGAGCGGCGAGATCGAACACCGTGAATCGGTCGTCGAGGGCTTGGAGAACGCGCCGGATGCGTTCCTCGGACTGTTCTCCGGCGACAACATCGGCAAGCAAGTCGTCCGAGTGACGGAGTGA
- a CDS encoding lipoate--protein ligase family protein, whose product MNVVRGGFDVVDRDARATAILLDRCAASGDSVVRVWRPPKHVAFGRRDTTREGYADVREHVSDAGYAVHERAVGGRAVVHTGTTVSIAWIAPADDARFAIPERYDRLRSWIRGAFRGTRAELSEGEPPHSWCPGDHSLMIDGKVCGIAQRVTTDCALTAAIVIVQDVDEIARLSSRIYDGLDLPFDPATVDGVREHDARLSTEAVINQIGSEIRHSDDRVEHITEVIDS is encoded by the coding sequence ATGAACGTCGTTCGCGGCGGCTTCGACGTGGTCGATCGCGACGCGCGGGCCACCGCGATCCTGCTCGACCGCTGTGCGGCGTCCGGCGATTCGGTCGTCCGGGTCTGGCGGCCGCCGAAACACGTCGCGTTCGGTCGCCGCGACACGACGCGGGAGGGGTATGCGGACGTCCGGGAGCACGTCTCCGACGCCGGCTACGCGGTCCACGAGCGGGCGGTCGGCGGCCGGGCGGTCGTCCATACGGGGACCACGGTGTCGATCGCCTGGATCGCCCCGGCGGACGACGCCCGGTTCGCGATCCCCGAGCGGTACGATCGGCTGCGCTCGTGGATCCGGGGTGCGTTCCGCGGAACGCGTGCCGAACTCAGCGAGGGGGAGCCGCCGCACAGCTGGTGTCCGGGGGACCACTCCCTGATGATCGACGGGAAGGTCTGCGGCATCGCCCAGCGCGTCACCACCGACTGCGCGCTGACCGCCGCGATCGTGATCGTCCAGGACGTCGACGAGATCGCGAGGCTCTCGTCTCGGATCTACGACGGGCTCGATCTCCCCTTCGACCCGGCGACCGTCGACGGCGTTCGCGAACACGATGCGAGGTTATCTACGGAAGCCGTCATTAATCAGATCGGGTCGGAAATCAGACATTCAGACGATCGTGTGGAACACATCACTGAGGTGATTGACTCGTGA
- a CDS encoding aldehyde dehydrogenase family protein translates to MDAVNPATNERIATYEADSIDDVETALSQAADAFENWRDVPLRERQKLLADAGDVLRNRKREWAELMTREMGKPISQAVSEVEKCARVCDHYAEHASSYLADEYHPSPPGSTVKTRYDPLGPVLAVMPWNFPFWQVFRFAATSLTAGNVGLLKHASNVPGCAMAIEEVFREAGYPEGVFQSLLIPSDLVDDVLEDDRIRAATLTGSGPAGRAVASTAGENLKKTVLELGGSDPFVVLDDADLDAAAETGAWARNMNGGQSCIAAKRFIVHESVYDEYVDKLVSEVEALSIGDPTDEETDVGPQARQNLLDELHEQVEASVEAGATVLTGGEPLDRDGAFYPPTILGDVPAGCPADSEELFGPVAAVFEVGSEAEAIEKANDTRFGLGASIWTEDRDRGERIAARIDAGCTYINQLTKSDPRVPFGGVKDSGYGRELSEAGIKEFVNRKTVWIE, encoded by the coding sequence ATGGATGCGGTCAACCCGGCGACGAACGAACGGATCGCGACTTACGAGGCCGATTCGATCGACGACGTCGAGACAGCCCTCTCGCAGGCGGCCGACGCGTTCGAGAACTGGCGGGACGTGCCCTTGCGCGAGCGCCAAAAACTCCTCGCCGACGCCGGCGACGTGCTCCGCAACCGAAAGCGGGAGTGGGCGGAGCTGATGACGCGCGAGATGGGGAAGCCGATCTCCCAAGCCGTGAGCGAGGTCGAAAAGTGTGCCCGGGTCTGTGACCACTACGCCGAGCACGCGAGTTCGTATCTCGCCGACGAGTACCATCCGAGCCCGCCGGGTAGCACGGTCAAGACTCGATACGATCCGCTCGGGCCGGTGCTGGCCGTTATGCCGTGGAACTTCCCGTTCTGGCAGGTCTTCCGGTTCGCGGCGACCTCTCTCACCGCGGGGAACGTGGGTCTGCTCAAGCACGCCTCGAACGTCCCGGGCTGTGCGATGGCGATCGAGGAGGTGTTCCGCGAGGCGGGCTACCCCGAAGGGGTCTTCCAGTCGCTCCTCATCCCGTCGGATTTGGTCGACGACGTCCTCGAAGACGACCGCATCCGCGCGGCGACGCTCACCGGGAGCGGGCCGGCGGGGCGAGCCGTCGCCTCGACGGCGGGTGAGAACCTCAAGAAGACCGTCCTTGAGCTCGGCGGGAGCGACCCGTTCGTGGTGCTCGACGACGCGGACCTCGACGCGGCCGCCGAGACCGGCGCCTGGGCCCGCAACATGAACGGCGGCCAGTCCTGTATCGCGGCCAAGCGCTTCATCGTCCACGAGTCGGTCTACGACGAGTACGTCGATAAGCTCGTTTCCGAAGTCGAAGCCCTCAGTATCGGTGATCCGACGGACGAGGAGACTGACGTCGGCCCACAGGCGCGTCAGAACTTGCTCGACGAACTCCACGAACAGGTCGAGGCCAGCGTCGAGGCAGGCGCGACCGTGCTGACGGGCGGCGAACCGCTGGATCGCGACGGCGCGTTCTACCCGCCGACGATCCTGGGCGACGTTCCGGCAGGGTGTCCGGCCGATAGCGAGGAGCTGTTCGGTCCCGTTGCGGCGGTGTTCGAGGTCGGAAGCGAGGCGGAGGCCATCGAGAAGGCCAACGACACCCGCTTCGGCCTCGGGGCCTCCATCTGGACCGAGGACCGTGATCGCGGGGAACGGATCGCTGCCCGGATTGACGCCGGTTGCACGTACATCAACCAGCTGACGAAGTCCGATCCGCGGGTGCCCTTCGGCGGCGTCAAGGACTCCGGGTACGGCCGCGAACTCTCGGAGGCCGGCATCAAGGAGTTCGTTAATCGGAAAACCGTCTGGATCGAGTAA
- a CDS encoding FAD-binding oxidoreductase has translation MDVEFLYETSLAESQIATTRESRTDHASDWGTVSGEEHPPDVVVWPESVEDVSSVLEAANDRGIPVTPYAAGTSLEGHAVPVAGGISMNMTRMDAVLDVRPEDFQIDVQPGILGSAVDDAVAEHGLFFPPLPSSGKISTIGGMIANDASGMQTVKYGEIHDWILRLEAVLADGTVIETGSKASKTSAGYNLLDLLVGSEGTLAVVTEATLELAGIPEQVWGGRVVFPNRTEASAAIADVVQSGVDVAKIELIDELSAAMANRYLDADLPDVPMAFVEFHANHHVETEVEFFTAILNDYDVEDVEIAESGPEMERLWEVREEMASALKHYDPDLTMLTSGDVTVPISKYADLIDHISTLEAEHDLEIPCFGHAGDGNVHYTVMVRAGDDEHRALGKRVDSAIVRHAIELGGTCTGEHGVGMGKREYLPEEFNRATVDVMERIKRAMDPNGILNPGKIFE, from the coding sequence ATGGACGTCGAGTTCCTATATGAGACCTCGCTCGCGGAGTCGCAGATCGCGACCACCCGCGAGTCCCGGACCGACCACGCCAGCGACTGGGGAACGGTATCCGGCGAGGAGCATCCCCCGGACGTCGTCGTCTGGCCCGAGTCAGTCGAGGACGTCTCCAGCGTCCTCGAGGCGGCCAACGACCGGGGAATCCCCGTCACGCCGTACGCCGCCGGCACCAGCCTCGAGGGGCACGCGGTCCCGGTCGCGGGCGGGATCAGCATGAACATGACGCGGATGGACGCGGTCCTCGACGTTCGTCCCGAGGACTTCCAGATCGACGTCCAGCCCGGCATTCTGGGGTCGGCGGTCGACGACGCCGTGGCCGAACACGGCCTGTTCTTCCCGCCGCTGCCGTCCTCGGGAAAGATCTCGACGATCGGCGGGATGATCGCGAACGACGCCAGCGGGATGCAGACGGTCAAATACGGAGAGATACACGACTGGATCCTCCGGCTCGAAGCCGTGCTCGCTGACGGAACGGTCATCGAGACCGGCAGCAAGGCGAGCAAGACGTCGGCGGGCTACAACCTGCTGGACCTGCTCGTCGGTAGCGAGGGGACGCTGGCGGTGGTCACCGAGGCGACCCTCGAGCTCGCGGGGATCCCCGAGCAGGTCTGGGGCGGGCGGGTCGTCTTCCCGAACCGCACCGAGGCCTCCGCCGCGATCGCCGACGTGGTGCAATCCGGAGTCGACGTGGCCAAGATCGAGCTCATCGACGAGCTGAGCGCGGCGATGGCGAACCGCTACCTCGACGCCGACCTGCCGGACGTCCCGATGGCGTTCGTCGAGTTCCACGCGAACCACCACGTCGAGACGGAGGTCGAGTTCTTCACCGCCATCCTGAACGACTACGACGTCGAGGACGTCGAGATCGCCGAGTCGGGTCCCGAGATGGAGCGGCTTTGGGAGGTGCGCGAGGAGATGGCCTCCGCGCTGAAACACTACGACCCGGACCTCACGATGCTCACCTCCGGCGACGTCACCGTCCCGATCAGCAAGTACGCTGACCTGATCGACCACATCTCGACGCTCGAGGCGGAACACGACCTCGAGATCCCCTGCTTCGGCCACGCCGGGGACGGCAACGTCCACTACACGGTGATGGTTCGTGCCGGCGACGACGAACACCGCGCCCTCGGGAAGCGCGTCGACTCGGCGATCGTCCGCCACGCGATCGAACTCGGAGGAACCTGCACCGGCGAACACGGCGTCGGGATGGGCAAACGGGAGTACCTGCCCGAGGAGTTCAATCGGGCGACCGTCGACGTGATGGAACGGATCAAGCGTGCGATGGACCCCAACGGGATACTGAATCCCGGGAAGATATTCGAGTAG
- the pdhA gene encoding pyruvate dehydrogenase (acetyl-transferring) E1 component subunit alpha codes for MNEQSRPESPGSTDADVAAVSERDVDVATHRVVDADGSVVAPDAVPDLADDRFLDLYRWMVLQRTFDERATKLQRRGLLGTYASGRGQEASIIGSAFALTDDDWIFPYGREAGALLMHGLSMRDLLLYWRGIEDASRMENANVFGFAISIGSHIPVATGTAWGQQLDDEDAISFVNLGDGATSTGAFHEGINFAGVLGVPAVFFTQNNQYAISMPFEEQTAADTVAQKAIAYGMDGIRVDGNDVLAVYNAVATARERALAGEPVLIEAVTYRRAAHTTSDDPTRYRADEEVEEWERRDPVERYRSFLRERGLLEAVDEEAITEEVNELFDEAVAAADAYPERDVAELFRYVHAEPTPELERQLEEFRDLLERRPEMHEFIEHRPKG; via the coding sequence ATGAACGAACAGTCACGTCCCGAGTCGCCGGGATCGACCGATGCCGACGTCGCAGCCGTCTCGGAACGCGACGTCGACGTCGCCACGCATCGGGTGGTCGACGCCGACGGCTCGGTCGTCGCCCCCGATGCGGTCCCCGACCTCGCGGACGACCGGTTTCTCGACCTCTATCGCTGGATGGTGCTGCAACGAACCTTCGACGAGCGCGCGACGAAGCTCCAGCGCCGGGGGTTGCTCGGCACCTACGCCTCCGGCCGGGGCCAGGAGGCGAGCATCATCGGCAGCGCCTTCGCGCTGACCGACGACGACTGGATCTTCCCGTACGGCCGGGAGGCGGGCGCGCTCCTGATGCACGGCCTCTCGATGCGGGACCTCCTGCTGTACTGGCGCGGCATCGAGGACGCCTCCCGGATGGAGAACGCCAACGTCTTCGGGTTCGCGATCTCGATCGGCTCCCATATCCCGGTGGCGACCGGGACGGCCTGGGGACAGCAACTCGACGACGAGGACGCGATCTCGTTCGTCAACCTGGGGGACGGAGCGACCTCGACCGGGGCGTTCCACGAGGGGATCAACTTCGCGGGCGTGCTCGGCGTGCCAGCCGTCTTCTTCACCCAGAACAACCAGTACGCGATCTCGATGCCCTTCGAGGAGCAGACCGCCGCCGACACGGTCGCCCAGAAGGCGATCGCCTACGGGATGGACGGGATTCGGGTCGACGGAAACGACGTCCTGGCGGTGTACAACGCGGTCGCGACGGCACGCGAGCGCGCCCTCGCCGGCGAGCCGGTCCTGATCGAGGCGGTGACCTACCGGCGGGCGGCCCACACCACGAGCGACGACCCGACGCGGTACCGGGCGGACGAGGAGGTCGAGGAGTGGGAGCGTCGGGACCCGGTCGAGCGGTATCGGTCGTTCCTCCGTGAGCGTGGCCTGCTCGAGGCGGTCGACGAGGAGGCGATCACCGAGGAGGTGAACGAGTTGTTCGACGAGGCGGTCGCGGCGGCCGACGCCTATCCGGAGCGGGACGTCGCGGAGCTGTTCCGGTACGTTCACGCGGAGCCGACCCCCGAGCTGGAGCGACAGCTCGAGGAGTTCCGCGACCTGCTCGAGCGACGACCCGAGATGCACGAGTTCATCGAACACCGGCCCAAGGGGTAA